The genomic DNA GAGGCGGAGGCCCGGGCCTGGGCCACCGTCAACAAGGACGACGGCGGCGGCAAGAAGCCGGGCGGCTCGGGCCGCGGCAAGGCCACCGGTCACCCGGCCGCCCACAAGGGCGGCGCGTCCGGCGGCAAGGCCTCGGCCGGACGCACGGCCGCGGAGCGCTCCGCCTCCGCCAAGAAGGCCGCCGCGACCCGCAAGGCCAACGCCGCCGCGCGGGCCTGACCGCCCGTCGCGAGCCGGACCGCCGGCCTCCGTGCCGGTGCGGGGCCGATCTCAGTCCCGCCGCTCGGCGAGCTTGACCAGCGCGTGCAGCAGCCGGTTCGCCGGCGTCGGGATTCCGTGCGCCGCGCCCCGGCGCACGATGGTGCCGTTGAGGTGGTCGATCTCGCTCGGCCGGCCGCGGGCCAGGTCCTGGGCGGTGGACGAGCGCTGTCCGGCCATGGCGGTGCTGAGCGCCATCACGTCGTCGAGGATGCCGGGCGACACGGACACACCCTCGGCCTCCGCGACGCGCGCGCATTCCTGGACGACGTCCGCGATGACCGCGGCCACGCCCTCGCCCTCCACCAGGCGGCCGTAGGGCAGCTGCGTCAGGGCCGACAGGGCGTTGTAGGCGCAGTTGATGATCAGCTTCGCCCAGAGCGCGTCGACGGCCTTCGCCGAGACGGTGGTCGGGATGCCGGCCGCCGCGAACGCGGCGGCGACGTGCCCGCTCGTCTCGGACGCGCCGAGGATCAGGTCGCCGCGCCCGTTGTGCCGGACGTGGCCGGGGCCGGCCATCGCGGTGGCGACGTAGACCGCCACCGGCACCACCGGCCGGCCCAGCACGGCGGCGAGCCGCTCGGCGTTGTCGACGCCGTTCTGGAGGCTGAGGACCGTGGCGGCCGGATCGAGGTGGTGGGCGATCATCGCGCCCGCCGCCTCGGTGTCGCCCGACTTCACGCAGACCAGCACGAGGTCGGCGCCCGACACTCCCGCCCCCGTATCGGTCGCCCGGACGGGCACGGAGGCCGTCCCGGCCGCGCTCTCCAGCACGAGACCGTCCTTCTCGACCGCCTCGACCAGGGCGGGACGGCCGATCAGCGTCACCGCGTGGCCGGCCCGCGCCAGGAGGAACCCGTAGTAGCAGCCGACCGCGCCGGCCCCCACGACGGCGACGGTCATGGCGGGGCTCACGGCGGCGCTCACGGTGCCACCGCCGCGGCGCGCTCGGGGTGGAAGGGCGCGGCGCCCGCGTCGGCCGCGCGGACATGCTCGAGCAGCGCCTGGGCCGGGTGCCGCAGCCGCACGCCGTCGATAAGCTTGGCCTGCGAGCGGCAGGAATAGCCGTCCGCCAGCAGGGTGCAGCCGGGCGCCTCGGCGACGTGGCGGGCCCAGCTCAGGCCGTAGATCGCCTCGGAGGTGGCGCGGTGGCGCGCCTCGTGACCGTAGGTCCCCGCCATGCCGCAGCAGCCGGCGGCCGGCACCTCAAGCCGCAGGCCGAGATGGGCGAACACGACCTGCCAGTCCCGCACCGCGCCCGGCGCGTTGGTGCGCTCGGTGCAGTGGGGCAGCAGCCGCATCGTGCGCCCGCCCTGCCCCGGCGCGATCCGGTCGAGCCGGGCGGCGAGCCATTCCTGCAGGAGCTGGACCTTCGGGAGATCGCCGCCCAGCGCCTGCGCGTACTCGGACCGGTAGGTCAGCGTCATCGACGGGTCGATCCCGACCAGGGGCACGCCGTGCCCGGCGAGGTCGCGCAGCAGCGCGGCGTTCGAGCGGGCGACGGCGGCGAACCGCGCCAGGAAGCCGTGTACGTGCAGCGGCTTGCCGTTCGGCCGGTAGGGCACCAGCCAGGGCCGGAAGCCGAGGGCGGCGAGGAGGTCGCAGCTGTCGGCCACGACTTCCGCGTCGAAGTGGCTGGTGAAGGCGTCCTGCACCACCAGCACGGACCGCGCGCGCTCCTGCGGGTCCAGCCGGGCCAGGGCGTCCGGAGTCGAGACGGCGACGCCGCGTTCCGCCAGCCGCGCCGTGAGGTCGACGGGCGACAGGGCCGGGATCGCCACCAGCCCGGCCCGGGCCAGGATCAGCCGGGCCAGCGGGTTGGCGAGGACCGCGTTGCTCAAGCGCGGCGCCCGCGCCGCCAGCGGCAGCAGCGGCTCCAGCGCCGCCACGAGATGGTCCTTCAGCGGCCGCGCGTAGCGCGTGTGGTAGAGCGCCAGGAACTTCGCCCGGAAGGTCGGCACATCGACCTTGATCGGGCAGGACCCCGTGCAGGACTTGCAGGCGAGGCAGCCGTCCATCGCCTCCTTGACGGCGTGGGAGAAGTCGTCGGCCTCGGACCGGCCGCGGAGGCGGCTCCGCAGGGTCGCCGCCACGTCGGAGAGCCACCCGGCGGGCTGCCGCGCCAGCTCGGCGGCCGGATCGATCCCGGCCTCCGCGGCGCGGCGCAGCCACTCGCGCATCAGCGAGGCGCGGCCCTTGGGGGAGTGGCGCCGCTCCCGCGTCGCCTTCCAGGACGGGCACATGGCCTCGTCCGCGTCGAAGCTGAAGCAGGCGCCGTTGCCGTTGCAGTGGAGCGCTTCGTCGAAATCCTCCCGGACCGGCGCCGGGATGGTGCGGTCCCGCTCGCCCCGGCGCGGCACGCCGTCGATCCGGGTCAGGCCCGCACCCATGGCCGAGGCGATCTTGCCCGGGTTCATCCGGTCGTCCGGGTCGAAGGCGCGCTTGACCGCCTCCAGCGCGGGCATCAGCGGCCCGAACGTCGCCGGCACGAATTCCGACCGGAAGCCCTTGCCGTGCTCGCCCCAGAGCAGGCCGCCGTACTTGGCGGTGAGCGCGACCACCCCCTCCGTGACCTCGCGGATCAGGCCGTTCTGCGCCGGGTCCTTGAGGTCGATGGCCGGCCGCACGTGCAGCACGCCGGCATCGACGTGGCCGAACATGCCGTAGCGCAGCCCCTTGCCGTCGAGGAGCGCGCGGAACTCCGCGATGTAGTCGGCGAGCCGCTCCGGCGGGACCGCCGTGTCCTCGACGAACGGGATCGGGCGCGCGTCGCCCTTGGCGGCGCCGAGCAGGCCCACCGCCTTCTTCCGCATGGTCCAGAGCCGCTCGATCGCGTCGCCCCGGGCGATGGTGAAGCCGGTGCGCCTCGTGTCGGTGCCGCGCTCGGCCTCCAGCGTCCCGGTGAGCCGCGCGAGGGCCGCCTCCACGGTCGCGGCGTCGTCGCCGACGAACTCCACGAGGTTGATGCCGTCCACCGGCCGCCCGGCCGGATCGTCGGGGAAGAAGGCCCGCACCTCGGCCCAGATCGGGTCCTTGCGGGCCAGCGCCAGGACCGTGGAATCGATCGTCTCCACCGAGGCGGCGCCGAACGGCAGCAGCGCCTGCGCGTCGCGCAGCGCCGCGTCGAAGTCGATGTACGAGAGCGCGATCAGCACGGC from Methylobacterium oryzae includes the following:
- a CDS encoding ketopantoate reductase family protein: MTVAVVGAGAVGCYYGFLLARAGHAVTLIGRPALVEAVEKDGLVLESAAGTASVPVRATDTGAGVSGADLVLVCVKSGDTEAAGAMIAHHLDPAATVLSLQNGVDNAERLAAVLGRPVVPVAVYVATAMAGPGHVRHNGRGDLILGASETSGHVAAAFAAAGIPTTVSAKAVDALWAKLIINCAYNALSALTQLPYGRLVEGEGVAAVIADVVQECARVAEAEGVSVSPGILDDVMALSTAMAGQRSSTAQDLARGRPSEIDHLNGTIVRRGAAHGIPTPANRLLHALVKLAERRD
- a CDS encoding FAD-binding and (Fe-S)-binding domain-containing protein — protein: MIPVLTRHTEAVPLYAAACAELRLRGFEGDLTLSDADRTVFSTDNSIYQVAPGAVAFPRTRDDLVRVAKLLADPRFAEIVIRPRGGATGTNGQSLGHGLVVDTSRHMNRILEIDVANRVVRVEPGVVKDQLNRELAKHGLFFAPELSTSNRATIGGMISTDACGQGSCLYGKTRDHVLALTCVLTDGTVWTAEPLDPAGLDAAKGRDDRVGAIHRTVDAVVTENAALIAERFPKLNRCLTGYDLAHLRDAGGRFDLKSVICGSEGTLALIAEARLNVLPIPKAAVLIALSYIDFDAALRDAQALLPFGAASVETIDSTVLALARKDPIWAEVRAFFPDDPAGRPVDGINLVEFVGDDAATVEAALARLTGTLEAERGTDTRRTGFTIARGDAIERLWTMRKKAVGLLGAAKGDARPIPFVEDTAVPPERLADYIAEFRALLDGKGLRYGMFGHVDAGVLHVRPAIDLKDPAQNGLIREVTEGVVALTAKYGGLLWGEHGKGFRSEFVPATFGPLMPALEAVKRAFDPDDRMNPGKIASAMGAGLTRIDGVPRRGERDRTIPAPVREDFDEALHCNGNGACFSFDADEAMCPSWKATRERRHSPKGRASLMREWLRRAAEAGIDPAAELARQPAGWLSDVAATLRSRLRGRSEADDFSHAVKEAMDGCLACKSCTGSCPIKVDVPTFRAKFLALYHTRYARPLKDHLVAALEPLLPLAARAPRLSNAVLANPLARLILARAGLVAIPALSPVDLTARLAERGVAVSTPDALARLDPQERARSVLVVQDAFTSHFDAEVVADSCDLLAALGFRPWLVPYRPNGKPLHVHGFLARFAAVARSNAALLRDLAGHGVPLVGIDPSMTLTYRSEYAQALGGDLPKVQLLQEWLAARLDRIAPGQGGRTMRLLPHCTERTNAPGAVRDWQVVFAHLGLRLEVPAAGCCGMAGTYGHEARHRATSEAIYGLSWARHVAEAPGCTLLADGYSCRSQAKLIDGVRLRHPAQALLEHVRAADAGAAPFHPERAAAVAP